A DNA window from Chlamydia buteonis contains the following coding sequences:
- the ligA gene encoding NAD-dependent DNA ligase LigA — protein MQSTYSREQYISLCKDIEEDDYRYYVLHNPTISDYDYDMKMRQLLSIEAQHPEWKVLWSPSMRLGDRTSGSFLVVAHAHPMLSIANAYTLEELYEFFFRIEKALGYTPKYTVEIKIDGIAVSIRYEQRVLVQALSRGNGRKGEDITANIRTIRTLPLRLSKEAPEFLEVRGEVFFSRATFCQINAAQRQAEKPEFANPRNAAGGTLKLLSAKEAAQRNLEISIYGSLAEENKRSHYENLLLCREWGFPVFGQPRQCQTIDEVAASLHEIEALRDQLPMEMDGVVIKVDDIEDQKVLGMTAKHYRWALAYKYAPERAETILEDILVQVGRTGVLTPVAKLRPVVLSGSRVSRASLYNEDEIERKDIRIGDTVYVEKGGEIIPQVVGVCLEKRPEGSRPWVMPEYCPVCHRKVTRESDKVSVRCTNSLCSAGVIEKIRFFCGRDALDIDHLGEKVITKLFDLGCIHRRCDIFQITEEDLRQVPGFKDKSIRNVLKSIEKAKSVPLDRFITALGIPYVGIGGANALAQHFLSLASVMAASLDDLKVVEGIGDKVAESIVAYFNQPEHLEEIQKMLSLGVHVLPCHRESSSCLGKTFVITGSLEKLTRSEAETYIRNCGGKVGSSVSKNTDYLVVGQDPGSKLKKAQELEIPILSEDELLKILH, from the coding sequence ATGCAAAGTACATATTCCAGAGAACAATATATCTCTCTGTGTAAAGATATCGAAGAAGATGATTATCGCTATTATGTTCTTCATAATCCCACAATCTCAGATTATGACTATGATATGAAAATGCGGCAGCTTCTTTCTATAGAAGCTCAGCATCCTGAATGGAAGGTATTATGGTCTCCATCTATGCGTCTTGGGGATCGAACTTCAGGGAGCTTCCTTGTTGTAGCTCATGCGCACCCCATGCTTTCTATTGCTAATGCCTATACTTTAGAAGAGCTTTACGAGTTCTTTTTTCGTATAGAGAAAGCGTTGGGGTATACTCCAAAATACACTGTAGAAATAAAAATAGATGGTATTGCCGTATCTATTCGTTATGAGCAGAGAGTCCTTGTACAGGCTTTAAGCCGTGGGAATGGACGTAAGGGAGAGGATATCACAGCAAATATTCGTACGATACGCACGCTTCCTCTACGTTTATCAAAAGAGGCTCCAGAATTCCTTGAGGTTCGGGGTGAGGTATTTTTTTCACGAGCTACTTTTTGCCAGATAAATGCTGCACAAAGGCAAGCTGAGAAACCTGAATTTGCTAATCCAAGAAATGCTGCTGGTGGCACTTTGAAATTGTTATCTGCTAAGGAAGCAGCACAAAGAAACTTAGAAATTTCTATTTATGGATCGTTAGCAGAAGAGAATAAGCGATCGCATTATGAGAATCTCTTGTTGTGTAGGGAGTGGGGATTCCCTGTATTCGGTCAGCCACGTCAGTGCCAAACTATAGATGAAGTAGCAGCCTCTCTCCATGAGATAGAAGCGTTGCGAGATCAACTTCCCATGGAAATGGATGGTGTGGTGATCAAAGTAGATGATATAGAAGATCAAAAAGTCTTAGGAATGACAGCGAAGCATTATCGCTGGGCACTAGCGTACAAGTATGCGCCAGAACGAGCTGAAACTATTTTAGAAGATATCTTAGTTCAAGTGGGCAGAACGGGGGTATTGACCCCCGTGGCTAAGCTGCGACCTGTCGTTTTGTCAGGATCAAGGGTTTCTAGGGCTTCTCTATACAATGAAGATGAAATTGAGAGAAAAGACATCCGTATAGGTGACACTGTATATGTAGAGAAAGGCGGAGAAATTATTCCTCAAGTTGTTGGTGTTTGCCTAGAAAAGCGTCCGGAAGGCTCACGGCCCTGGGTTATGCCCGAATACTGTCCTGTTTGTCATCGGAAGGTAACTCGCGAATCTGATAAAGTGTCTGTCCGTTGTACGAACTCCCTGTGTTCTGCAGGAGTTATTGAAAAAATCCGCTTTTTTTGTGGAAGAGATGCTTTAGATATTGATCATCTTGGTGAAAAGGTTATTACGAAGTTATTTGATTTAGGTTGTATTCATCGACGCTGTGATATTTTTCAAATTACTGAAGAAGATCTCCGCCAGGTTCCAGGATTTAAAGATAAGTCCATAAGAAACGTGCTTAAAAGTATAGAGAAAGCTAAAAGTGTTCCTTTAGATCGTTTTATTACTGCTCTTGGTATTCCTTATGTGGGTATAGGCGGAGCCAACGCTCTTGCACAACATTTTCTTTCTTTAGCGTCTGTAATGGCTGCCTCTTTGGATGATCTGAAAGTTGTAGAGGGAATCGGAGATAAAGTTGCAGAGTCTATAGTTGCTTATTTTAATCAACCAGAACATCTCGAAGAGATTCAAAAAATGCTTTCTCTAGGGGTGCATGTTTTGCCTTGCCATAGGGAAAGTTCTTCTTGTTTAGGGAAAACCTTCGTAATTACGGGAAGCCTTGAAAAATTGACTAGATCCGAAGCGGAAACTTACATTCGCAATTGTGGAGGTAAGGTGGGTTCTTCCGTTTCTAAAAACACCGACTATCTTGTTGTAGGCCAGGATCCAGGATCCAAGTTAAAAAAGGCCCAAGAACTTGAAATTCCCATTCTTAGCGAGGATGAGTTGTTAAAAATTCTTCACTGA
- a CDS encoding SUMF1/EgtB/PvdO family nonheme iron enzyme: MESEQNIGIEFLGDYKILCYLRKDLWCQDILAEHRFIKKRYILKLLHSELSSSEAFMNAFHETIIKLATMKHPGILSIENVSQADSQYFLVTKEKEVPTLSLSQYLSSFPQGLSELEIQDIVVQLAEVLDYAHSRGLVHGGLSLDSVHVDLSGQSPMVFLPELGFSFLLKDQYTEHLLTKFSERSSLDKLKELLVFQAPEPISGTISEDVYAFGVIVYFLLFRRFPQGVFPLPSEAFPDYIYSWDQLIKSCLSYSIDKRPKKLTPLIVKKTLGEQLVTAKMQCREEQLREISDEPQVPSVANIFREGESRINQEPSDHLAFVLVEAKSIDEAMDTSVDSTEEVVREDESYSNALQSLLIREPVVSRYVEEEKEEVKPQPLFTEMVFIEGGAFIRGSREGQRDEHPIHEIFLQSFFLDIHPVTNEQFVRYLECSGSEQDKYYNELIRLKDSRIQRRSGKLVIEPGYAKHPVVGVTWYGASGYADWVGKRLPREAEWEIAAYGGVSQQRYPCGEEIDKSLANFFSSDTTAVMSYPANGYGLYDMAGNVYEWCEDWYSYDFYELSAQESHAPQGPAQGVYRVLRGGCWKSLKDDLRCAHRHRNNPGAVNSTYGFRCAKGVK; the protein is encoded by the coding sequence ATGGAAAGCGAGCAGAATATTGGAATTGAGTTTTTAGGTGACTATAAGATTCTCTGTTATTTGCGAAAGGACTTATGGTGCCAAGATATCCTTGCTGAGCACCGTTTTATAAAAAAACGGTATATTTTAAAACTACTTCATTCTGAATTGTCCTCTTCAGAAGCATTTATGAATGCTTTTCATGAAACTATTATAAAATTAGCTACAATGAAACATCCTGGAATTCTCTCTATAGAAAATGTTTCACAAGCAGATAGTCAGTATTTTTTAGTGACTAAAGAAAAAGAAGTTCCCACTCTTTCCCTAAGTCAATATCTTTCTAGTTTCCCTCAGGGATTATCAGAGTTAGAAATTCAGGATATTGTTGTTCAGTTGGCAGAGGTTTTAGATTATGCACACTCTAGAGGATTAGTTCATGGTGGCCTGAGTTTAGACTCTGTACATGTGGATCTTTCAGGACAGTCTCCTATGGTGTTTTTACCTGAGTTAGGATTTTCTTTTTTGCTCAAGGATCAATATACTGAGCATCTTTTAACAAAGTTTTCAGAGAGATCATCTTTAGATAAGTTAAAGGAATTACTTGTGTTTCAGGCCCCAGAACCTATATCAGGAACAATTTCTGAAGATGTTTATGCTTTCGGAGTGATTGTTTACTTTTTGTTGTTTAGGAGGTTCCCTCAGGGAGTATTTCCTTTACCATCAGAAGCTTTCCCTGATTACATTTATTCATGGGATCAATTAATTAAGTCTTGTTTGAGTTATTCTATAGATAAAAGACCCAAGAAACTGACTCCCTTAATTGTAAAAAAAACACTGGGAGAACAGCTCGTTACTGCTAAAATGCAGTGTAGAGAAGAACAGCTGAGGGAAATAAGTGACGAACCCCAGGTTCCTAGCGTTGCGAATATTTTCCGGGAAGGTGAGAGCAGAATAAATCAAGAACCTTCTGATCATTTAGCCTTTGTTCTTGTAGAAGCAAAATCTATAGACGAGGCTATGGATACTTCTGTAGATTCTACCGAAGAGGTTGTTAGGGAAGATGAAAGCTATTCTAATGCATTGCAGTCCTTATTAATACGAGAGCCTGTTGTTAGCCGTTATGTAGAAGAAGAAAAAGAAGAGGTGAAACCTCAACCCTTGTTCACAGAAATGGTATTTATCGAGGGAGGAGCTTTTATTCGAGGGAGTCGCGAAGGGCAAAGAGACGAACATCCTATACATGAGATTTTCCTGCAGAGCTTTTTCTTAGATATACATCCTGTGACCAATGAGCAATTTGTGCGTTATTTAGAATGTTCGGGAAGTGAACAGGATAAATATTATAATGAGCTGATCCGTCTTAAAGATTCGCGAATACAACGGCGTTCAGGCAAGCTGGTTATCGAGCCAGGTTATGCTAAACATCCTGTTGTTGGTGTTACTTGGTACGGTGCTTCTGGCTATGCTGATTGGGTAGGGAAGCGTCTCCCTAGAGAAGCTGAATGGGAAATAGCCGCGTATGGAGGTGTTTCTCAGCAGCGTTATCCTTGTGGTGAAGAAATAGATAAGAGTCTGGCGAATTTCTTTAGTTCTGATACAACAGCAGTAATGAGTTATCCTGCAAATGGCTATGGATTATATGATATGGCAGGAAACGTATATGAGTGGTGTGAAGATTGGTATAGCTATGATTTCTATGAACTTTCTGCTCAAGAATCACACGCGCCTCAAGGCCCTGCTCAAGGGGTTTATCGCGTCTTGCGCGGTGGTTGCTGGAAAAGCTTAAAAGATGATCTTCGTTGTGCTCATCGTCATCGTAATAATCCTGGTGCGGTAAATAGTACCTATGGCTTCCGCTGCGCAAAAGGAGTTAAGTAA